One Amaranthus tricolor cultivar Red isolate AtriRed21 chromosome 1, ASM2621246v1, whole genome shotgun sequence DNA window includes the following coding sequences:
- the LOC130799187 gene encoding probable alkaline/neutral invertase B, whose translation MMGLSVKVPENGNVSPQNGNISPRAVACTSLDGNEECDLAKLLDRPRTLTMESRQRSLDERSLGDFMSPRISSRNGDNISRLADHLENAFSSSRRSGVNTPRSGFSTPRSQADFEPHPIVGEAWESLRRSLVYFRGQPVGTIAALDNSEEKLNYDQVFVRDFVPSALAFLMNGEPDIVRNFLLKTLRLQSWEKKIDRFQLGEGVMPASFKVFHDPVRNHETLIADFGESAIGRVAPIDSGFWWIILLRAYTKSTGDSTLAELPECQKGMRLILSLCLSEGFDTFPTLLCADGCCMIDRRMGVYGYPLEIQALFFMALRCALVLLKHDDEGNEFIERISKRLHALSYHMRTYYWMDFKQLNDIYRYKTEEYSHTAVNKFNVMPDSLPEWVFDFMPNRGGYFIGNVSPAKMDIRWFCLGNCIAILSSMATSEQSTAIMDLIEARWEELVGEMPLKVCYPAIESHDWRIITGCDPKNTRWSYHNGGSWPVLLWLLTAACIKTGRPLIARRAIDLAEAKLLKDSWPEYYDGKHGRYIGKQARKYQTWSIAGYLVAKMMLEDPSHLGMISLEEDKQMKPVMKRSASWNT comes from the exons ATGATGGGGCTTTCTGTTAAAGTTCCCGAGAATGGAAATGTAAGCCCCCAGAACGGTAACATTAGTCCGCGTGCTGTTGCGTGTACATCGTTAGATGGAAATGAAGAATGTGATTTGGCAAAGCTTTTGGATAGACCACGAACTTTGACTATGGAGAGCCGACAAAGATCCCTCGACGAAAGGTCTCTTGGTGATTTTATGTCTCCAAGGATATCATCTAGGAATGGAGATAATATTTCCCGGTTGGCGGATCATTTGGAGAATGCTTTTAGCTCTAGTCGTCGGTCTGGTGTCAACACCCCAAGATCTGGTTTTAGTACTCCTAGGTCACAAGCTGACTTTGAGCCTCACCCTATAGTCGGGGAAGCTTGGGAATCATTAAGGCGTTCTTTGGTTTATTTTCGTGGTCAACCTGTTGGGACTATTGCGGCCTTGGATAATTCCGAGGAAAAACTCAATTATGATCAG GTGTTTGTTAGGGATTTTGTTCCAAGTGCATTAGCCTTTTTGATGAATGGGGAACCAGATATTGTTagaaattttcttttgaaaactCTCCGCCTTCAATCATGGGAGAAGAAGATAGACCGATTTCAACTTGGGGAAGGGGTGATGCCAGCTAGCTTTAAAGTTTTCCATGATCCGGTCAGGAACCATGAGACGTTGATTGCTGACTTTGGTGAAAGTGCGATAGGAAGAGTTGCCCCCATCGATTCAGGATTCTGGTGGATCATCTTGCTTCGGGCATACACTAAAAGTACAGGAGATTCTACATTAGCCGAACTGCCTGAATGCCAGAAGGGAATGCGCCTCATTCTCAGCTTGTGCCTTTCCGAGGGTTTTGATACATTTCCGACTCTCCTTTGTGCTGATGGTTGTTGTATGATTGATCGTAGAATG GGTGTTTATGGTTATCCACTCGAAATTCAAGCTCTTTTCTTCATGGCTCTTAGGTGTGCTTTAGTTTTGTTAAAACACGATGATGAAGGAAATGAGTTCATTGAGCGAATATCCAAACGTCTCCATGCTTTAAGCTACCACATGAGAACTTACTACTGGATGGACTTCAAGCAGCTTAACGATATCTACCGATACAAAACAGAAGAGTATTCTCATACTGCCGTAAACAAATTCAATGTGATGCCAGATTCGCTTCCAGAATGGGTCTTTGATTTTATGCCAAATCGTGGTGGCTACTTTATTGGAAATGTCAGCCCAGCAAAAATGGATATTCGTTGGTTCTGCTTGGGGAACTGTATTGCAATTCTTTCGTCAATGGCCACATCGGAACAATCAACTGCTATCATGGATCTTATAGAAGCAAGGTGGGAAGAATTGGTTGGTGAGATGCCGTTAAAAGTCTGTTATCCAGCCATTGAGAGCCATGATTGGCGGATCATAACAGGATGTGACCCTAAGAATACTCGGTGGAGTTATCACAACGGAGGATCCTGGCCAG TGCTCTTATGGCTCCTAACAGCTGCATGCATCAAAACCGGACGCCCCCTGATAGCAAGACGAGCCATAGACCTAGCAGAGGCAAAGCTATTGAAAGACAGCTGGCCAGAGTATTACGATGGCAAGCACGGCCGATACATAGGTAAACAAGCTCGAAAGTATCAAACATGGTCCATTGCTGGTTACCTGGTGGCTAAAATGATGCTTGAGGACCCTTCACATTTGGGTATGATCTCTCTGGAGGAAGATAAACAAATGAAGCCTGTCATGAAAAGATCAGCTTCCTGGAACACCTGA